DNA from Candidatus Poribacteria bacterium:
TCCTTCGTAGCGCATCCCGATTTTTTCCAGCACCCGTCCTGAAGCAGGGTTTCTTTTGAAGTGTCTCGCATGAATTCGGTTCAACTTTAATACTTCAAAACCATACGCAACAACTGCTCCTGCTGCTTCTGTGGCATACCCGCAGTTCCAATAAGGTTTACCTATCCAGTAACCGAGTTCGCCATTTTCGTTCTTTAGGTCGAGTCTAAGTTCTATTCCGCCGATTAAGTTTTTGTCTGTTCTAAGTGTAATTGCGAAGTTTAGTGCTTCGTCTTTTTCAAACTTGTCGGAACAGGCGCGCATCCATTCTTCAGCCATCCCATCTTCGTAGGGGTGCGGCATATTCGTTAATGTTGATGCCACATCAAATTCACCTGCAAGGTGTTGCACATCCGCCGCATCTTCAAGTGTAAGGGAGCGAAGTAGCAATCTTTCTGTAAGGAGCGGTGGTGCGGACCTCATTTTTCTACGAACTCACATTTTAGTATACGGCACTGAATTGTATCTTCAAAAAAACGAACGGAGCATCAACCTTTCTGTGTGAAGTATCGGTGGTGCTATCATCTTAGCTTTCCGGACGCATTTGTGGAAACAGGATCACGTCACGGATGGAGTATTGATTCGTTAGCAGCATTGTCAGTCTGTCAATACCGATACCGAGTCCACCCGTCGGTGGCATACCGTACTCCAATGCGCGTAGATAGTCCTCATCTACCATAAAGGCTTCATCGTCGCCTGCCTCTAAACTGCTTGCCTGCTCAAGAAAACGTTGGCGTTGGTCTATCGGATCGTTAAGTTCACTAAAGGCGTTTCCAACCTCCATCCCACAGATAAAAAATTCAAAACGTTCTACGAACTCTGGATTTTCTGGCTTCTTTTTCGCAAAGGGTGAAACCTCGATAGGATGATCCGTTATAAATGTCGGTTGGATCAGTTTTGGTTCCGCAAATATTTCAAAGAATTCGGCTATAATTTCGCCTCTCGTCTCATCACCGGCTAAGTCAACTCCGGCATCAACTGCAGCTTTGTAGAGTTCATCTCCTGATAGTGGTGTTGGATCAATACCGCTGTATTCTTGGATTGCATCCACCATACTCAGCCTACGCCATGGCGGTGTGAGGTCGAGTTCGTAATCTTGATAGGGGATCTTCGTTGTCCCGTGAACCATTTTCGCCGTGTCAGCGATTAGCGTCTCCGTTAGTTCCATTATCTGAATGTAGTCGGCATAAGCCTGATAGAGTTCCAACATTGTAAATTCAGGATTGTGGTCCCTGTCCATCCCTTCATTTCGGAAATCGCGCGAGAATTCATAAACCCGCTCGAAGCCTCCTACAATCAGACGTTTGAGGTAGAGTTCGTTTGCGATCCGTAGATAAAGCGATTGTTCCAATGTATTGTGATAAGTTGTGAACGGACGCGCGTTTGCGCCACCATAAATCGGTTGAAGGACAGGTGTTTCGACTTCAATAAAACTTTGGGCATTGAGCATATTGCGGATTGCCTGGACGATTTGCGTCCTTTTTAGAAAGACATCCTTCACCTCGGGATTCATGATGAGATCAGCGTATCGTTGTCTATAGCGTGTCTGTTTATCTTGTAGACCGTGCCATTTTTCGGGGAGCGGTCGGATAGATTTGGAGAGGAGTTCTATGGAATCAACGAGTACTGTCAATTCCCCTGTTCGTGTTCGGAACACTGTTCCTTCAGCACCGACAATATCACCCGTATCGAAGCGTCGATAGATTTTATAGGGTTCCGCTCCGACTTTATCTCGGCGGACGTAAATCTGAATTCTGCCTTCACCGTCTTGCAGATGTGCGAAGCTGCTTTTCCCGTGGTCGCGCTTCGTCATAATTCTGCCTGCGATACGAATTTTCTGCGCTTCGTCGGGGGTTTCTTCGACATCGGCGAAATCTTGATGAATCGCGGAAGTTGTATGTGTAGGCTCGTATTTATGTGGATACGGCTCTACGCCAAATTCTCGAATCTCGTCCAACTTCTCGCGACGTTGCTGAATTAAATCTTTTGTTTCTTCCACGGTTCTTCCCTTCTTCGTTTTACTTTATCAGAACTATTGCTTTTAATATTCTAATGCAATTCTATAGACATATCACCCCTACGGGGTGGGGAAAGAGACGAAAACCCTTTCTGAAATGTGCAAAACCTGTTAGTAGCAGCTTGGGTTATTTTAATAATTATACTTTAGTTTTGCTCATAAAGCAACGAAAAAAGACGAATACCGGACAGTGTATTTTTCGGGTGCGCTATCCAGTTATTATTTTCGTGCCTTCATTTTGAGATAACTTTCGATGAAGGCATCTAAAGCACCATCTAAGACAGCGTTAACATTACCGCTCTCAACGTTTGTGCGTAGATCCTTGACGCGTTGATACGGGTGCAGTACATAAGAACGGATTTGGCTGCCGAAGTCGATTTCCAGACGTTCACTTCGCTGTTTTGAAATTTCTGCTTCACGTTCTTCACGATATTTTTCATGAAGACGCGAGCGGAGCAATTTCATGGCGATTTCGCGGTTTTTGTGCTGTGAACGTTCATTCTGGCACTGCACGACAATCCCGGTTGGTTTGTGTGTAATCCGAACAGCTGAGTCTGTTACGTTGACATGCTGTCCACCCGCGCCGCTCGCGCGATAGAAATCGATCCGCAGATCTTCCTGTTGAATATCCACGTCCACGGTGTCATCAACTTCAGGCGTAACGTCAACAGCAGCAAAGGAAGTGTGCCGTCGTTTGTTGAAATCGTAAGGGGACAAGCGAACAAGGCGATGTACACCGGCTTCGGACTGGAGATAACCGTAAGCGGATGTGCCGGTAACGAGGATAGTTGTGCCTTTGATGCCAGCTTCGTCGCCAGCGGTGATGTCAAGGATTTCAGTTTGATAGCCGCGTTGGTCACACCAGCGAAGGTACATCCGCATTAACATCCCCGCCCAATCCTGAGCATCGACCCCACCAGCACCGGGATGGATGTTGAGGATGGCGTTATTTTCATCAAACTCGCCTGTCAGCATTAACCGGAGTTCCATCTGTTCAAGGCGATTTGAGATGCTCTCCAATCCGTCTACAATCTCGGTTTGCAGACTTTCATCGTTCTCTTCGGTAGCGAGTTCAACGAGGGTCTGGATGTCTTCAATTTTGAGATTGAGTTCTTCGTACGCTCCAACTTCGTCTCGGAGAATAGCGATACGCTGATTAACCTTTTGAACACGTTGGGCATTGCTCCAGAAGTCCGGGGAGATGGTCGCTTCTTCGAGTTCAGCTAATTCTTTTTGTTTTTCAGCCAGGTCAAAGATAGCCTCCGATTTCCAGAAGGCGGGTTTGCATCTCTTCAACCTGGTTTTTTAAATCTACAAGCATTTCATTCCTCATGAATCGTTAAGAATATCTACGACGGAATCGGAGGACGATTAGACGACCGAACCATCCAACGCAGATTAAAGCACAGAGAATCGAAAACCAATCCCCGTAGCGGGTATAGAGCGTCTGTTCACGTTTCGCAGACGGAAGCAGTGGAACGGATGTGATAAGCGTTTGGGCGGTGGTGTCCGGTGTTATCAAAGGAGTCGTTATTCTACCGAACTTATCCACTACGCATGTAAATCCGCCGTTTGCACACCGAAATACTGCGATCCGATTCTCGATTGAGCGGAAAGGTGCCATCGACAGGTGTAGTTCTGGGAAAGCAGTCCCTTTGAACCAAGCATCGTTTGTGAAGATTCCCATGACCCTTGCCCCTTTTTGGACAGGTCTGCGGAATTCGTCCGGAAACACTGATTCAAAGCAGATTGAAACACCAACGTCTGTTCGCTGGGGATCCGCCTTGTCTTTGGCATTAGACACTGCCTCGCGGTAGGGAGGTCCCAACCCATTACTGGCAATTTCCGTTTTATGTTTAACGTTAAACACCGGTAAAAGGTTTACTGTTTTTCCCGGTGTAAAGGGTTTGAACTGGATAAAATCGGGGATGAAATCTGGAAGTAGGTGTTCCAGAGGTACATATTCGCCGAATGGAACGAGGTGCATCTTGGCATAACTTCCATGTATCTTTCCATCTGGAGATATTGAAAGGACACGGTTGTATATCTGTTCACTCTTTTTGACGTTCTTGGAGAACTCTCCTATTGCCTTGTCTGTTTCTCCTTGGTTAGCCGTGCCGATGAGTATTGGCGTTGCCGTGTTGCGAAGCATTTGGGCGAATCTACCGTGGTACGTTGGCCACGCGCCTGTCAGTGCCTCGCTTCGGATTGCTGTTTCGGGCCACACAATTAAATCAGGTTTTTCTGTGCTGGTTTTATATGTGAGGTTGATATAACGCTGCAAAATCGCTGGAAATTGACGTGTGTCCCATTTCTGGAGTTGTGAGACGTTGCCGGGAACGAGCGCGATTTTCAAGGTTTCCGTATTTGTGGCTTTGTCTAAAGGTGCAGCGTTCTTAAGTTGAAAAATCCCGTAACTGAAGCAGAAGAGCGTCAGAATTAGTGGTAGGATTATGGCACGAATTTCCTGCCGCCATTGGTGACGGTTGCAAAGCACGGTGGCGATACCTGCATTGAAAAGCACAATGATGAAACTGATCCCGTGCACACCAATGAGAGAGGCTACCTGTATTCCCGGTAGATTGTTCCATTGTGAGTAACCGATGCTTCCCCACGGAAATCCTGTTAGCATCCAACTCCGTACCCATTCCAATGCTGTCCAGATGCAAGCGGCTGCGATAGGAAACAATATACCAGAACGCCATGGCGCAAACCTTAGCAACACAGCAAAAATGGCGAAGTAGACGGCAATATATCCGACTAATAGCAGATACGCCATCATCGTCACGAGAATATTCCCTGTCGTTGTCGCGAAAACACCCGCATACGGATAGAGAAGCAGGATAGCGGGAAGCAGCCCCGCAAAAAACAGAAATCCCGTTACGTAACCGATCCAGAAAGCGGATTTCCAGTTTGTTGCGCGCGTCAATGCAATGAAGAACGGCACCATCGCAACCCAAGCACACGGAAAGAGGTTTAAATTAGGGAAGCTAAGAAACAACAGTAGTGCTGAGAGTGCCGCAAATATCCAGTGTTGATAGCGTTTCAAGAGGTTTTCCGTGGGGATACCCTCCGTTTTCTTGTATTTGACTCTCTTTAATTTTATGTTACGGAAGTGGCATCTGTCAAGGGAATTCTGAAGTTTCACAGAAGCGTTCAGTTTTCAGCAGATATAGGTTTGTGGTGGGACGACCTTAATTGTCTGAACCAGGATTTACAGGATTCAAGGATTTTCAGAAGCGCGTGTTGGGTTTCTCTTCGTTCAGCCCAACCTACAATGTGACAACCGAAACGCGTGTTGGGTTTCTCTTCGTTCAACCCAACCTACAAACTAATAACTAAAAGAGGTCTGTTTTCAATAGGTGTGCGATTTTGATGAACACGATTCGCTCAGTGTCTCCCGCTACGTCCCGATTGTCATTGTAGACGATAAATAAATTACTTTCGGGACGATACTCATAGGCGAAGAGTGCGAAGACTCGACGTTCTCTCTCTAACGTGAATTCTGCGCTTGCTCTCGCATACATCCGTTGCGCAAATTGGTAATTTACAATAAAGCGGCGCGTCCATTCTGAAAGTTCCCACTGCATTCCATTGGGTTGTTTCTCATGAAGTCGCTGTAAAATAAACTCGAAACTGAGTTTTGCTGTGGGACGAATCGTGATCTCCGGGCGGATGAAGAATGTGTCTTTATCATCGCGGACACCGAAGCGTCCGGTGTTTCGGATTTGCACGTATTTTGGTGGGAACCATCCGGCGAAGAAACGGACAGTTCTATCGGTAAAAGGTTTGTTGTCCTCATCAACGTGATAATACCATTCAGGTCCGAGCAGGAAAAAGAAATTGTAAACCCCGAAGAGTCCGCTAAAACTTGCTCTGTGGTTTGTCAATTCGCCTGTGTGGTTCGCGAGGCGTTCATATTCGGCTTCACCGCGAAGTCTTTCAATAGCACCTTTATACTGTTTATTATAACGACTTCTGATGACAACACCACGTCTATCAACACGTGGAATGAAACCGGTTTCAGGATTGAAGTGCTCCCCGAAATCTGCGTAAATCGCATCGAGGGAGAAGACATTTGTCCTACGAGAGAGTTGGACAAAAACAAGGTCGTCCGCGGTGCTTTCTGCCATATCAAGTCCGCCTGCTTTCCATTCCCTTGCATATTCCAAGTTGAGATTCGTAGCGGCGGGGAGTTGAATGCGGGCATCAAGTCCTCCTGCGCGGTCGTATGTGGCACCACGTTGTTTGTTAACGCCCAAGAACCCGACAGATGACGTTTTACCAACTTCCCGTTGCAGTCGAAAAACGGAGTAATTATAGTTCGCGAGAGGCAATTCGCCTGCTTCTATTTCTTTATCTGGGTTTTCCGGTCCCGCCACGGCTTGCATGAAGGCGAGATTGTATTTACTGAATTTCCCGATGACCTTTCCACCACCGAGTAAATCTTCGACCCGTCGGCTGTAGAACAGGTCAAGAGGCATTTGGAAGAGTTCATTTCCTTCAAGGAAAAACGGACGTTTTTCGGGAAAACGGAGTGGAACATCGCTAAGGTTCACGAGGTCGGGATCCGCCTCAATTTGCGCGAAATCGGGGTTTAACGTTAAATCAATTGTAAAATCTTTGATCGGATACCGGAGATCAAGTCCTACATCTGGTTTCACAGATGCTGTCGTTTCGCCATCTTTTGGTTGCAGTATTTGTGGCTTTAGTGTGCCATACGGTTTGAATTTCACGGGTCGTTTGGTAACCAAGTCTGAAATGGGAAGATTCGTTAGATGTCCAAATTCTGACACGGCGTACTGTCGATCGCCCAAATCTGACCATGTCTGTTCTTCCGCAGGGACTTCATCATTTCGCCAAAAGTTGATACCCCATGTCGCTGTTTCCGTTCCCTTTGAAAATCGGAGTTCGGCGAATGGGATAGCAAATTCTGCTGTCCATTTGTCTGTCCCTGCTGCTGCCTGACCTTGCCAATCGCAATCCCATGAAATGGCGGTACCAATCCTGGATTGTCCTGTGCGTCTGTTCGCGCCTTCATTAATCAGACGCCTGTCGGTTTGTGTGCCGAGTGGATTTAAAGCGAAGGCATAGCAGTTTCTGCCGTCAAGGAAGGTATCGATTAAGACTTCAACATGATCGTCAGAGAAAAAGAAAGAATCGCGTCGGGTTTGGTTCGCGGCGAGATTGCCCATATCAGCTTTGAAACATTCAAACGCCACGTAAAGTTTATTCGCATCGTAGACGACGTAAATAGTAGTGGGTTGCGTCGCGGGTTCGCCACGCTGGGGTTCAAACTGAATCAATTCACCGGTTTTGGCACCCTTTTGCCAGCATTCATCGTCCAATTTTCCATCAATTTTTGGGGGTGTTTCGGTGCGTACTGCTTTGATTATTCGATTTGCAGGGGTTTGAGAGTCTTCTGTATCTGCAGGCAATACCTTAAGACCCCATAAACAAAGGGTGAAGTAGACTGCGAATGTTAAAAAAAATGGGCTTGTGAGCCGTGCCCTAATTGTTAGCATTGGTTTATATGTTCAGAACCTCCTTTTGGTGTCAGTCTATTTTATGATTTTAGCGTTGATCTGTTTTTCTGTCAATATCAAAAGGAGAGGATGCCAGAATCATTCAGTATTTAAAGTAAACCAAATTAAAGCGATTTGCGTTTTTAAGGCAAATTGCGTTATTATATATATCGCAAGCATATAAAATCAGAATCGCATTTAATAATGAAAAGAGGAGTTACATTTCAGTGCGCTTTTTTACACGTAAAACTTTTACACTACTTATATGGCTCGCCGTCTTTTCCCCAATTACGGCTCTTGCGGGACCCGGACGAACGGGTGCACAAATCCTGAATCTTGGCGGCGGTGCGCGAGCGAGGTCCCTCGGCGACGCGTTTTCTGCGATGTCTGGTGATGTGACGACATCGCTCTGGAACCCAAGCGGACTTGCGGATATGCCTGAGAGCAAACTCCGTTCCGGCAAAAAAGCGGCGCAAACCTCAATGTTTTATACAGATTACAGTGCGCCTTTCGGGGAAGCCGGGGAAGGGTTATATTATACGTTTATCTCTGGTGCGATGCCCCTCGGTGACATTGGAACTATCGGTGCCACGCTTCAGATGCAAGGGCAAGGCACAATCGCTGTGACAACCGACTCGCCGGATGTCCTCCGTGAGGAGAGTCTCGGAACCAACTTCGCCTTCACATTCTCTTATGCGGACCGGATTACAGAGTCTTTGTCAGCGGGAATTAGTGGTAAAATGATTCGAATGGTGCTCGGGCGAGAGAATGGTAGTTCTTATGCTATCGATTTAGGTGCGCAATATCTTCTCCCTTTTGAGCTCATGCCCACGACAGTTGGTGTTGCTATCCAGAACGTTGGCCCCGGCATATCGTTCATTGATGAGAACCAAGCGGATCCCTTACCACGCTTTTTTCGGCTTGGGACTTCCGTGAGTCTTTATCAGGATCAATATAATCACGTGCGTTTGGTGAGTGGTCTCACAGCCTATATCGATAAATTAGCAGAGGATGAAGATGAATTAGCCCTTGATTTAGAGCGGCTTAATGCTGAAAGGGAGGAAAAGTTGACGCGTGAGCAACTCCTGTCCGATCGCGGGGTAGGTATCCGAGCATTTGAATGGCGGCATCTTCAAAAGAACCTCGGCTTGGAGTATTGGATCGCCGATCTACTTGCGCTCCGAGTGGGTTACAAAGTTGAGCCCGGTATCCACCTCGCAAACTGGACGGATTATTTTACGGGTGGTATCGGCGCGAAGCTATCTCTATTTAATCTCGATTTGAGTTACGGTCCGAGTTTTGGTCCAAACAATCAGCGGCTCATTGAAGTAACAGGAATAGTCGCCTTTTAAGAGGAAAATAATAGTAAAGTCAATGTACCCCCGCCTAAAGGCAGGGGGTTTGTAAAATACAAACCCTATCGGTCTACCGATAAGTTTCTCGTTTCACAGAGGTTGGTAACCCAACGCTCTCCACGAAGGGTGCAAGCCACCCTAAAATCTATACGAGTGCTATTTTCGGGAACGTGCAGTTACGCAATTTCGTTTCCCATTACACTCAGCGTCTCCTCCACCAGCGTCTGCCTGTTTCTTTTCCGTATGGTGCTGTAGCTTTACACGAGTCGCACACGGGGGTAGCGAAACAGCCGCATAACTCGCAACCTTGCACTACAAGGAACATTCTAACATTTTTGACACGTTTCGTCAAGAAAAAATATAGGAGCCGGGCTTTCCTCCCCTGCCTAAAGACAGGGGAAACCTCCAGCCCGAAAAACTTGGTGAAATTTAACGCCGAAACTTTAATACTGGTGCTGATCTTCTGTTTGTTATTGTCTAGTGTCTGCTTCGCTGCCGAGAGCCTTAAGGCAGAACCTTTCACAGCCTTCTATCTCGATTCTGCCCTTGGAAATCGTTCGCTCGCGAATCAATCCACTGTTGCTATGAAGGCGATTCAAGAACTCCCGACGCTGAAATCTCCAAATGAGGCGTTCCTTTATTCGCTTGTCGTTCCGGGTATGGGGCAACTCTATACAGGTGCTAAGCGTGGCTATTTTTACATGGCAGCAGAGGGCGTTTTCCTCGCGAGCTATTTTCTTTTGTGGAACAACGCTTCAAACATTCGAGACGACTATCGTGATGTTGTCAGGCAACACGTTGTTTTTATCGGTCCTGGTTCCTTTGAGGATTGGGATCCCATTGAGGATTTTGAGCACGCCACCCAATATGAAACATGGAACCATGTCTATGATTCTGAAGCGACGCGGGCACGGACTGGAAAGTGGTACTGGACGGATCTCGACCCTGCACTCAAAAATGAAAAGGATGGTGATATCGGGTTTGACTCGCCTCGTCGTTTAGAAGCGTTTGACCTACGGCAAAAAGCGAACGATACCTTTCAACGCGCGAAGTTCTTTTTAGGTATGGCAATTTTGAACCATGTTGTGAGTGCTGTGGAAGCGAGGATTACAACTAAACGCTTCAACACCCGCGTGCAAAATACGCCCATGCAGACAGGAGTCAACGCTTTTGAAATAGATGTCCAAACTAACATGTCAGCAGGTGTGCTAACAAGTGCGCTTGTGCTACGGAAAAGATTTTAATTTTACCTTGCGGAGGAACAACGGACGTTTGGACTTTGACGTGCGTTTCTTAAGTCCGTCCTCCACTTCGTTACGGACTACAAATTTTAATGCTATTTTAAGAAGTAAAGGAGGTTAGTCGAAAACCTCTCTTAACTGACAACTGAAAACTGAATAAGGAGGACTGCTATGCCATTAGAACTATCACTACTTTTGGACGCACTCAATTCGGTTACTGCGATTCCTATAGTCCCTTTTAAAGGGGACAAGATTGATTACACCGGACACGCCAAAAACGTTGACTATTTGATGCGTAATAACTATCTCGACGAAGGGCGGCAGCGGGTCATTGCTATTGCGGGGACAAGTTTGATTCATCATATCAGTGAAACAGAGCAGCTTCGTCTCATCGATAAAACTGGACAACAGATAGGAGATGATGGCATCCTCATGTCTGGTATTGTCCCTAATCCGATTCGTCAAGCCGGGCAACTTATTGATGCACAGGCGGAACTCCGTAGACCACCAGATGTGTACTTGCTTATGCCCTTGACCGGTGTCTCCAGTCCAGAAGGTATTTATCAAGAATACATGAGATTCGGAGAAGACTACGGCACTGCCTGTGGTGCGCGGTTCCTCTACTATTTCCGTCAGAAACGCGACATAGCAGCGGTCATTCGCCTCCTAAATGATTCTCCACATTTCGTCGGTGTGAAAATAGGCACAGGTGAAGAGGACGTTGCGCCACTCGTTGAAGGCGTAGGTGATAGTGGGATTGTGATGTGGGGTATCGGTGATAGGTGTACGCGTCCTGCTGAGTTAGGAACGAAAGGGCATACTTCCGGTATTGCTGTTGCATTTGCACGCGCCTCTGACGAGATTAACAATGCCCAACGCCGAGGCGATTATGAGACCTCAGCACGCATTGAAGCCGACATCGCACCGCTTGAGGATATCCGTTTTATGAACGAGCGGGTTTATAACTATTCCGCTGTTATTGAGGCGATGATCTTGAGCGGTTTTGACGATATCGCTGCTGGAACTGGTGGTCCGTTTAACCCGCGTGTCCCGTCGGAAATTCAGGAGCAGCTTCGGGGGATAGCGCAAAACTTGAAACGGTATCATTAGTGAATTTACGGGCACCCACAAGGGATGCCCCTACAAGTTTACGGGCACCCACAAGGGATGCCCCTACAGGAGATCTACATCTCTGTAGATTTCCTTTTTTATCCGTTTTATGCTGGGTATCGCGCTTGAAAAATCCTTGCTATAGAACAGAAGTCGGGAATCGGAGTTCCCTCCTACAGACTGACTGCTTCTGGCTGATTTGACAATGGCGTTTCTTCATGATACAATAATACTACTAATAATGTATTTTTGTTTATTGAAGAGATCTCCACGATGTCGTATGATAGTTTAGCACTTCGTCTGGTTGTTGAAGAGTTGCGTGAAGCCCTTTTAGACGGGACGATTCGACATATTGAACAGGCGAATCCTCACACTTTTTCGTTTAAGGTAGGTCATGCTGCCCAGACGCAGTGGCTTACTTTATCCGCACATTCGTTGCATGCTCGCGCCCATCTCATCGAAAAACCGCCATCTGGACAAAAACAATCCTATCTCGCGGATTTCCTCGCAACGCATCTTAGACGTGGTACTATTACCGCGATTGAGCAGCTCGGTTGGGATCGGATACTTAAGATCACCGTTCAACCCACATCTGATGACCCGATACAGCCCTCCCCCAAAGCGATTGTCGCTGAATTTATGGGTAAGCATAGCAATATTATCCTGATTGACGCGAGCGATGACAGAATCTTGGAAAGTTTCAAGCGTATTGATGAAACAATGAGCCGACATCGAGAGATTTTGCCCGGCGAAACCTACATTTTACCGCCACAACAGGATAAATTGGATCCTTTAAGCTTGGACGAGTCAACGTTTATTCAACTGTTTAGTGAGCCACAAGAGGTGAGTTGGCGGCAGCTTTTTAATAAGATTGACGGTCTCAGTCCGACCTTGGCGAAGGAAATTATCGCGCGGACAACTCAAACAGATCTCTGGAGTGCCTATCAGCAGGTAATTGCCTATTTCAATCCAGAGAGCGCTTCACCGCAGCTGCTCATGGATGAAGATGAACCTCTTGCAGCATCACCCCTACCGTTGCATCAATTTCCGAACGCATCCGCTCAGGCTTTTGACACGATGAGCGATGCACTCGCTGCTTATTACGATGCGATCACTCTGAAAGAAAACATTGCTTCAGAACGTCGCGCTCTCAAGCAGGCATTGACGAAACAAGAGAATCTGGTCCAGCGGAAGGCAGCAGGGCTACACAAAGATTTGGAACGGGCAGAAAAGGCGGAGGATTACCGCATTCAGGGTGAATTGATTCTCGCTAATTTACATACTATCAGTCGCGGACAGAAACAGGTTGCGCTGCAGAATTACTACAGTTCTGAGCTTGAGATGTTGACCATCCCGCTCAATCCTGAACAGGGTCCCTCTGAAAATGCACAGACCTATTTCAAAAAATACACGAAAGCGAAACGGGGGCATTCACGTATCCAACAGTTGATTTCGGATATAGAGGCGGATCAGGAAACATTACAACTCTATGCGTCCAAATTAGAAGCGGCTGACGCGTTAGAGGCTCTGCAACGTCTGCGTACGGAGTTTGTCGCCAACGGCTATCTCAAGGCCGCACAACGGGGTAAACAGAAACAGGAGGTCAGTGCCGGTCCCTTCCGAAGGTATACCTCTGCTAACGGCTTTCAGATATATGTTGGACGGAACAGTGAGTCTAATGACCTGCTCTTGCGTCAGATTGCCAAGCCGCGTGATATGTGGCTTCATGCGAAGCAGATTCACGGCTCGCATGTTATCATCCGAAACCCAGAGAATCGTCAGGACATCCCGATGCCGACGTTATTACAAGCTGCGC
Protein-coding regions in this window:
- a CDS encoding GNAT family N-acetyltransferase, with protein sequence MRSAPPLLTERLLLRSLTLEDAADVQHLAGEFDVASTLTNMPHPYEDGMAEEWMRACSDKFEKDEALNFAITLRTDKNLIGGIELRLDLKNENGELGYWIGKPYWNCGYATEAAGAVVAYGFEVLKLNRIHARHFKRNPASGRVLEKIGMRYEGCFRQHIKKWDNFEDLMGYGMLKVDFNSLAPISSEDI
- the lysS gene encoding lysine--tRNA ligase; amino-acid sequence: MEETKDLIQQRREKLDEIREFGVEPYPHKYEPTHTTSAIHQDFADVEETPDEAQKIRIAGRIMTKRDHGKSSFAHLQDGEGRIQIYVRRDKVGAEPYKIYRRFDTGDIVGAEGTVFRTRTGELTVLVDSIELLSKSIRPLPEKWHGLQDKQTRYRQRYADLIMNPEVKDVFLKRTQIVQAIRNMLNAQSFIEVETPVLQPIYGGANARPFTTYHNTLEQSLYLRIANELYLKRLIVGGFERVYEFSRDFRNEGMDRDHNPEFTMLELYQAYADYIQIMELTETLIADTAKMVHGTTKIPYQDYELDLTPPWRRLSMVDAIQEYSGIDPTPLSGDELYKAAVDAGVDLAGDETRGEIIAEFFEIFAEPKLIQPTFITDHPIEVSPFAKKKPENPEFVERFEFFICGMEVGNAFSELNDPIDQRQRFLEQASSLEAGDDEAFMVDEDYLRALEYGMPPTGGLGIGIDRLTMLLTNQYSIRDVILFPQMRPES
- the prfB gene encoding peptide chain release factor 2 (programmed frameshift): MLVDLKNQVEEMQTRLLEIGGYFDLAEKQKELAELEEATISPDFWSNAQRVQKVNQRIAILRDEVGAYEELNLKIEDIQTLVELATEENDESLQTEIVDGLESISNRLEQMELRLMLTGEFDENNAILNIHPGAGGVDAQDWAGMLMRMYLRWCDQRGYQTEILDITAGDEAGIKGTTILVTGTSAYGYLQSEAGVHRLVRLSPYDFNKRRHTSFAAVDVTPEVDDTVDVDIQQEDLRIDFYRASGAGGQHVNVTDSAVRITHKPTGIVVQCQNERSQHKNREIAMKLLRSRLHEKYREEREAEISKQRSERLEIDFGSQIRSYVLHPYQRVKDLRTNVESGNVNAVLDGALDAFIESYLKMKARK
- the lnt gene encoding apolipoprotein N-acyltransferase, translated to MKRYQHWIFAALSALLLFLSFPNLNLFPCAWVAMVPFFIALTRATNWKSAFWIGYVTGFLFFAGLLPAILLLYPYAGVFATTTGNILVTMMAYLLLVGYIAVYFAIFAVLLRFAPWRSGILFPIAAACIWTALEWVRSWMLTGFPWGSIGYSQWNNLPGIQVASLIGVHGISFIIVLFNAGIATVLCNRHQWRQEIRAIILPLILTLFCFSYGIFQLKNAAPLDKATNTETLKIALVPGNVSQLQKWDTRQFPAILQRYINLTYKTSTEKPDLIVWPETAIRSEALTGAWPTYHGRFAQMLRNTATPILIGTANQGETDKAIGEFSKNVKKSEQIYNRVLSISPDGKIHGSYAKMHLVPFGEYVPLEHLLPDFIPDFIQFKPFTPGKTVNLLPVFNVKHKTEIASNGLGPPYREAVSNAKDKADPQRTDVGVSICFESVFPDEFRRPVQKGARVMGIFTNDAWFKGTAFPELHLSMAPFRSIENRIAVFRCANGGFTCVVDKFGRITTPLITPDTTAQTLITSVPLLPSAKREQTLYTRYGDWFSILCALICVGWFGRLIVLRFRRRYS
- a CDS encoding DUF5916 domain-containing protein; translated protein: MPADTEDSQTPANRIIKAVRTETPPKIDGKLDDECWQKGAKTGELIQFEPQRGEPATQPTTIYVVYDANKLYVAFECFKADMGNLAANQTRRDSFFFSDDHVEVLIDTFLDGRNCYAFALNPLGTQTDRRLINEGANRRTGQSRIGTAISWDCDWQGQAAAGTDKWTAEFAIPFAELRFSKGTETATWGINFWRNDEVPAEEQTWSDLGDRQYAVSEFGHLTNLPISDLVTKRPVKFKPYGTLKPQILQPKDGETTASVKPDVGLDLRYPIKDFTIDLTLNPDFAQIEADPDLVNLSDVPLRFPEKRPFFLEGNELFQMPLDLFYSRRVEDLLGGGKVIGKFSKYNLAFMQAVAGPENPDKEIEAGELPLANYNYSVFRLQREVGKTSSVGFLGVNKQRGATYDRAGGLDARIQLPAATNLNLEYAREWKAGGLDMAESTADDLVFVQLSRRTNVFSLDAIYADFGEHFNPETGFIPRVDRRGVVIRSRYNKQYKGAIERLRGEAEYERLANHTGELTNHRASFSGLFGVYNFFFLLGPEWYYHVDEDNKPFTDRTVRFFAGWFPPKYVQIRNTGRFGVRDDKDTFFIRPEITIRPTAKLSFEFILQRLHEKQPNGMQWELSEWTRRFIVNYQFAQRMYARASAEFTLERERRVFALFAYEYRPESNLFIVYNDNRDVAGDTERIVFIKIAHLLKTDLF